The following proteins are co-located in the Spirosoma montaniterrae genome:
- a CDS encoding YtxH domain-containing protein yields the protein MNRIARDVTFMLVGIGVGTAIGMLFAPEKGMVTRDRLSFRLSKYREQLEQLLNELMTSADLPENLSKNEGQRVVNDAREKAERLLEDVDRLMAQIKQQNA from the coding sequence ATGAACCGCATTGCTCGTGATGTAACGTTTATGCTGGTCGGCATTGGGGTCGGCACGGCGATTGGTATGTTGTTCGCGCCCGAAAAGGGCATGGTCACGCGCGACCGGCTGTCGTTCCGGCTCTCGAAGTACCGCGAACAGTTGGAGCAACTGCTCAACGAACTGATGACTTCAGCAGACCTGCCCGAAAATTTGTCGAAAAATGAAGGGCAGCGCGTTGTAAACGACGCCCGTGAAAAAGCCGAACGCCTGCTCGAAGACGTTGACCGGCTCATGGCCCAGATTAAACAGCAAAACGCCTAA
- the nusB gene encoding transcription antitermination factor NusB — translation MQAVYALEQARASNQQLALDGIADLFQPDLNSMKPQNKPQLEGYRKLAGLLFEEAVKTNQPAQDDDAPASVLKAANDGLLFYRIRAKKDRQHLAQMMIRQVNGIYEDYLRILLLLVELGHAARIDSERQYRDVDETPFPFASTLNDNTVVQALAAHQPLQNEAVRHGVSWADELGFIRKALREVLKTDETYRAYCEQKTHTPDEDQTLIQYVLRTLVFKHEIIRDFLAEIDLSWAENSEVVRGLAIRTLKSATSAGGLKLEPLTDDWEEDERFLTTLFDNFIDNNDDYETMLADQLQNWDVERVAMLDMIILKLAVCELLSFPNIPVKVTINEYIELAKSYSTPKSGKFVNGILDNLSEKLQASGRLRKSGRGLLDNK, via the coding sequence ATGCAGGCCGTGTACGCGCTCGAACAGGCGCGGGCTTCAAACCAGCAATTAGCCCTCGATGGCATCGCCGATCTGTTTCAACCCGATCTCAACTCCATGAAGCCGCAGAATAAGCCGCAACTGGAAGGGTATCGTAAACTGGCGGGTCTGCTGTTTGAAGAAGCCGTTAAAACCAATCAGCCCGCTCAGGACGACGACGCGCCCGCCAGCGTCCTGAAAGCCGCTAACGACGGGCTGCTATTCTACCGCATCCGCGCTAAAAAAGACCGTCAACACCTCGCCCAGATGATGATTCGGCAGGTGAATGGCATCTACGAAGATTACCTGCGTATTTTATTGCTGCTGGTTGAGTTGGGCCATGCCGCCCGTATCGATAGTGAACGGCAGTACCGCGATGTTGACGAAACCCCCTTCCCATTTGCATCGACGCTGAACGACAACACGGTGGTGCAGGCGTTGGCCGCGCATCAGCCGCTGCAAAACGAAGCCGTTCGCCACGGCGTTTCGTGGGCCGACGAGTTGGGGTTTATTCGCAAAGCCCTGCGCGAAGTGCTGAAAACCGACGAGACCTACCGCGCCTATTGCGAACAGAAAACGCATACGCCAGACGAAGATCAGACGTTAATTCAGTACGTACTTCGCACGTTGGTGTTCAAGCACGAAATTATTCGCGATTTTCTGGCCGAAATTGATTTGAGCTGGGCCGAAAACAGCGAAGTTGTACGCGGGCTGGCAATCCGAACGCTCAAATCGGCAACGAGCGCGGGTGGGCTGAAACTCGAACCGCTGACCGACGACTGGGAAGAGGATGAGCGTTTCCTGACCACATTGTTCGATAATTTTATCGATAACAACGACGACTATGAAACCATGCTGGCCGACCAACTGCAAAACTGGGACGTTGAACGCGTGGCAATGCTGGATATGATTATTCTGAAACTGGCAGTTTGTGAGCTACTTAGCTTCCCAAACATTCCCGTGAAAGTGACCATTAACGAATATATCGAACTGGCAAAGTCGTACAGTACGCCCAAAAGCGGTAAGTTTGTCAATGGAATTTTAGATAACCTCTCCGAGAAGCTGCAAGCGTCGGGTCGCCTGCGGAAAAGCGGACGGGGCCTTTTAGATAACAAGTGA
- a CDS encoding ABC transporter ATP-binding protein, with translation MKALSYLNKYLLKYKWYLIWGTVFTIISNLFGIFPAQLVRYALDLVRETLDVYYLYDQSPLQASLYDVFAFSLLLFAGGTLVMALLKGFFLFLVRQTLIVMSRHVEYDLKNEIYDHYQTLPLSFYRQHNTGDLMARISEDVGKVRMYIGPSIMYGLNLIVLFILVITYMVSINARLSLYVLLPLPVLSVAIYLVNNIIIRRSEEIQRSLSKLSTYVQEAFSGIRVLKAFVQEENSAQKFELESDQYRQKSLGLTRVDSLFFPIVAILVGLSNVLVVYVGGQEILAGRLTPGNITEFILYVNMLTWPVMALGWTTSQTQRAAASQERINEFLNIRTDIVSKKNITHTIQGEIEFKNVRFVYPDSGIVAVKNFSMHVRAGETVAILGTTGSGKSTLANLLTRMYDVSAGEICIDGVSIQDYNLTNLREQMGYVPQDVFLFSETISNNVRFGKPDLPQARVEQAVRDADLYQNVVDFPEGFETRVGERGVTLSGGQKQRLSIARAIARNPKILILDDCLSAVDTNTENIILNNLRRIMADRTSVVISHRVSSAKLADYIIMLDDGAIVEEGTHDDLLARNGAYRELYDKQLQTEEV, from the coding sequence GTGAAAGCACTTTCCTACCTCAATAAATATCTCCTCAAATACAAATGGTATCTGATTTGGGGAACGGTATTTACAATTATATCCAACCTCTTCGGCATTTTTCCGGCGCAACTGGTTCGATACGCGCTCGACCTCGTTCGCGAAACCCTCGACGTGTATTACCTCTATGATCAGTCGCCGTTGCAGGCGTCGCTCTATGATGTTTTTGCATTCAGTTTGTTGCTGTTTGCGGGTGGCACGCTCGTGATGGCGTTACTGAAAGGCTTTTTCCTGTTTTTGGTGCGCCAAACGCTTATCGTGATGTCGCGGCACGTAGAATACGACCTGAAAAACGAAATCTACGACCACTACCAAACGCTGCCGCTCAGTTTTTACCGCCAGCACAACACGGGCGATTTGATGGCCCGCATTTCGGAAGACGTGGGAAAGGTGCGGATGTACATCGGGCCAAGTATTATGTACGGCCTGAACCTGATAGTGCTGTTCATTCTGGTTATCACCTACATGGTTAGCATTAACGCCCGGTTGTCGCTGTACGTGCTGCTGCCGTTGCCAGTGCTATCGGTCGCAATTTATTTAGTCAATAACATCATCATTCGGCGGTCGGAAGAAATTCAGCGCAGCTTATCGAAGTTATCGACGTATGTGCAGGAAGCGTTTTCGGGTATTCGCGTGCTGAAAGCGTTTGTACAGGAAGAAAATTCGGCGCAGAAGTTTGAACTCGAAAGCGATCAGTACCGCCAGAAATCGCTCGGCCTGACCCGCGTCGATTCGCTGTTTTTCCCGATTGTTGCCATTCTGGTGGGTCTGAGCAACGTGCTTGTCGTGTATGTGGGCGGGCAGGAAATTCTGGCCGGTCGGCTCACTCCGGGCAACATCACCGAGTTCATTCTGTACGTCAATATGCTGACATGGCCCGTGATGGCCCTCGGCTGGACCACGAGCCAAACCCAACGGGCCGCAGCCTCGCAGGAGCGCATCAACGAGTTTCTGAATATCAGAACTGACATCGTTTCTAAGAAAAACATAACCCATACCATTCAGGGCGAAATCGAGTTTAAAAACGTGCGGTTCGTGTATCCTGATTCGGGCATTGTGGCCGTCAAAAACTTCTCGATGCACGTGCGGGCGGGCGAAACCGTCGCCATTCTGGGTACAACGGGTTCGGGCAAAAGTACGCTGGCGAACCTGCTCACGCGGATGTATGACGTGAGTGCAGGCGAGATTTGTATCGACGGGGTTTCGATTCAGGATTACAACCTGACCAACCTGCGCGAACAGATGGGCTACGTGCCGCAGGATGTGTTCCTGTTCTCTGAAACCATCAGCAACAACGTGCGCTTTGGCAAACCCGACCTGCCGCAGGCCCGCGTCGAACAGGCCGTGCGCGACGCCGATTTGTACCAAAACGTGGTCGATTTTCCTGAAGGCTTTGAAACACGGGTAGGCGAACGGGGCGTTACGTTGTCGGGGGGGCAGAAGCAGCGGCTGAGCATTGCCCGCGCCATTGCCCGCAACCCAAAGATTCTGATCCTGGACGATTGTCTGTCGGCGGTGGATACCAACACCGAAAACATCATTTTGAACAATCTCCGGCGCATCATGGCCGACCGCACGTCGGTGGTGATTTCGCACCGCGTTTCGTCGGCCAAACTCGCCGACTACATCATCATGCTCGATGATGGTGCAATTGTTGAAGAAGGCACCCACGACGACCTCCTGGCCCGCAACGGTGCGTACCGCGAACTCTACGACAAGCAGTTGCAGACGGAGGAGGTGTAG